In one window of Bacteroidales bacterium DNA:
- a CDS encoding ATP-dependent Clp protease ATP-binding subunit encodes MEAKFSQRVKDVLTYSREEALRLGNEYIGVEHLLLGMIRDGAGLAIQILNYLGADINEARYRIEQAIINKGTRTTTNDNLPLIKQAERALKLTYLEARIFQSDTIGTEHLLLAILKDEDNLVSKTLRRYGIDYESVKSEIKATISDKETPSPLEPTDELPGSTADDDQEEGGRGFSSSSKKASDSKSKTPVLDNFGRDITKAAEEGRLDPIVGRERELERIAQILSRRKKNNPILIGEPGVGKSAIAEGLALRIIERKVSRALFNKRIFTLDLASLVAGTKYRGQFEERMKAVLNELEKNRDIILFIDEIHTIVGAGNASGSLDASNMFKPALSRGEIQCIGATTLDEYRQYIEKDGALERRFQKILVDPTSPEETVEILKNIKEKYEDHHLVKYDAEAIKACVSLTTRYITDRYLPDKAIDALDEAGSRVHIININVPKEIIDIENSIEESRKKKTKAINSQKFEEAAEYRDIERKLQEQLDNEKKKWEEESKIQRQTVTAENVAEVVAMMTGIPVQRIAQNESNRLIRMEEELEHTVIGQNEAINKVVRAIRRNRAGLKDPNKPIGTFIFLGPTGVGKTHLAKVLAEYLFDSVEALVRIDMSEFMEKFAVSRLVGAPPGYVGYEEGGQLTEKVRRKPYSIVLLDEIEKAHPDIFHLLLQVLDDGVLTDSFGRRVDFKNTIVIMTSNIGSRQLKDFGQGVGFSTSARKSASVDYTKSVIENALKKTFAPEFLNRIDDVVIFNPLERDDIHKIIDIELAQLFKRVEALGYTITVSQKAKDFIVDKGWDAQFGARPLKRAIQKYVEDPLAEELIKTEFIQGDSILVDLNSTGEEINITIIRQTEKAEKA; translated from the coding sequence ATGGAAGCAAAGTTCTCGCAACGGGTGAAAGATGTCCTGACCTACAGCAGGGAGGAAGCCCTACGTCTTGGTAATGAATATATTGGGGTTGAGCATCTGCTTTTGGGTATGATCAGGGATGGAGCCGGATTGGCCATACAGATCCTGAATTACCTCGGAGCTGATATCAACGAGGCAAGGTATCGCATTGAACAGGCCATCATCAATAAAGGAACCCGTACCACTACGAATGACAATTTGCCTCTCATCAAACAGGCAGAGCGTGCCCTGAAGCTGACCTATCTCGAAGCCAGGATCTTTCAGAGTGATACGATCGGCACAGAGCATCTGCTGCTGGCCATCCTTAAAGATGAAGATAACCTTGTCAGCAAGACGCTGCGGAGATATGGCATTGATTATGAGTCTGTAAAAAGCGAAATAAAAGCAACCATTTCAGATAAGGAAACCCCCTCCCCTCTTGAGCCCACCGATGAGTTGCCCGGAAGCACGGCTGATGATGATCAGGAGGAAGGCGGAAGGGGATTCAGCAGCAGCTCGAAGAAAGCTTCGGATTCAAAGTCAAAAACCCCGGTCCTGGACAACTTTGGCAGGGACATCACCAAGGCTGCCGAGGAAGGCCGGCTTGATCCCATTGTCGGAAGGGAACGGGAACTGGAACGAATCGCCCAGATCTTAAGCCGAAGAAAAAAGAATAATCCCATCCTGATCGGGGAACCGGGTGTCGGCAAATCTGCCATTGCCGAGGGACTTGCCCTTCGGATCATTGAGCGTAAGGTATCCCGTGCCCTTTTCAACAAGCGAATCTTCACACTGGATCTGGCTTCACTTGTTGCGGGAACAAAATACAGAGGCCAGTTTGAGGAAAGAATGAAAGCTGTGCTGAACGAACTGGAAAAGAACAGGGACATCATTCTTTTCATCGATGAGATCCACACGATTGTGGGTGCCGGAAACGCCTCAGGCTCACTGGATGCCTCCAACATGTTCAAACCTGCCCTTTCACGCGGTGAGATACAGTGTATCGGAGCTACGACCCTGGATGAATACCGTCAGTACATTGAGAAAGATGGAGCACTGGAGCGCCGCTTTCAGAAAATCCTCGTTGATCCCACCTCGCCGGAGGAAACGGTTGAGATACTGAAGAACATCAAGGAAAAATACGAAGACCACCACCTGGTCAAATATGACGCGGAAGCGATCAAGGCCTGTGTTTCATTGACCACGCGCTATATTACCGACCGCTACCTTCCCGATAAGGCAATCGATGCGCTGGATGAAGCAGGTTCCAGGGTGCATATCATCAACATCAACGTCCCCAAAGAGATCATTGACATTGAAAATTCCATTGAGGAAAGCCGGAAGAAAAAGACCAAGGCCATCAACAGCCAGAAGTTTGAAGAAGCGGCTGAATACAGGGACATTGAGCGAAAGCTTCAGGAACAGCTTGATAATGAGAAAAAGAAGTGGGAAGAGGAATCAAAGATCCAGCGACAAACCGTGACAGCCGAAAATGTTGCCGAAGTGGTAGCCATGATGACGGGGATACCTGTACAGCGAATCGCACAGAATGAAAGCAACAGGCTCATCAGGATGGAGGAAGAACTGGAGCATACGGTCATTGGCCAAAATGAAGCCATTAACAAGGTCGTGCGTGCCATCCGGAGAAACCGTGCGGGGTTGAAAGATCCAAACAAACCCATCGGCACGTTTATCTTCCTTGGTCCCACAGGCGTTGGGAAAACGCATCTTGCCAAGGTATTGGCGGAATACCTCTTCGACTCCGTGGAAGCGCTGGTCAGGATCGACATGAGCGAGTTTATGGAGAAATTTGCTGTCTCCCGTCTTGTGGGAGCTCCTCCGGGATACGTCGGATACGAGGAAGGTGGACAGCTGACCGAAAAGGTAAGGAGAAAACCCTACTCCATCGTTCTGCTTGATGAAATTGAAAAGGCCCATCCCGATATTTTCCATCTGTTGCTGCAGGTGCTTGATGACGGCGTTTTAACGGACAGTTTCGGGAGAAGGGTCGACTTTAAAAACACCATTGTCATCATGACCTCCAACATTGGAAGCAGGCAGCTGAAGGATTTCGGGCAAGGTGTTGGATTTTCAACCTCTGCACGTAAGTCGGCCAGCGTTGATTATACAAAAAGTGTCATTGAAAACGCTTTAAAGAAGACTTTTGCACCTGAATTCCTGAACCGCATTGATGATGTGGTCATTTTCAACCCACTTGAGCGTGACGACATCCATAAGATCATCGACATTGAGCTGGCTCAGCTTTTTAAACGGGTGGAAGCCCTGGGCTATACCATCACGGTCTCCCAGAAAGCAAAGGATTTCATCGTTGACAAAGGCTGGGATGCTCAGTTTGGTGCCCGCCCCCTGAAACGGGCCATTCAGAAATATGTGGAAGATCCGCTTGCTGAAGAACTGATCAAAACCGAATTCATCCAGGGTGATTCCATTCTGGTTGATCTGAATTCAACCGGGGAGGAGATCAACATCACCATTATCAGGCAGACTGAAAAAGCAGAAAAAGCCTGA
- the gyrA gene encoding DNA gyrase subunit A yields the protein MPEGEKIVSVNIENQMKSAYIDYSMSVIVSRALPDVRDGLKPVHRRVLYGMLELGVLSNRPYKKSARIVGEVLGKYHPHGDSSVYDAMVRMAQDWSLRYPMVDGQGNFGSIDGDSPAAMRYTEARLKKIAEEMLEDIDKETVDMQLNFDDSLKEPTVLPSKIPNLLVNGASGIAVGMATNMPPHNLAEVVDGTIAYIDDNDITIQELMKYIKGPDFPTGGVIYGSDGILDAFETGRGRILLRGETKFEEDDHGRVSIIAFSIPYMVNKAEMIKKTADLINDKKIDGIADIRDESDRNGLRIVYELKRDANPNVVLNKLYQLTSLQTSFNVNNIALVNGRPKLLNLKQLIKYFVEHRHQVVIRRTEFDLKEAEKKAHILEGLLIALDHLDEVITLIRNSRTPDEARTGLMETFQLSEIQAKAILDMRLQRLTGLERDKIRQEYEELLKLIQYLKDVLADVNIRMEIIKKELLEVKEKYGDPSRTTVEHSALDFRIEDTIDDTDFVITISRMGYIKRTSLSEYKVQHRGGKGAKGSELRGDDFLEYMFVASAHNYMLFFTEKGRCHWLRTYEIPEGTKSSKGRAVQNLLSIAQDDKIRAFINIKDLKDQTYIENNYIILATKKGTIKKTSLEAYSRPRTSGINAISIKDDDQLLEARLTNGNNEVLVALKSGRAIRFHEKTVRPMGRNASGVRGITLTGTDDAVVGMICVENGTYDILVVSENGYGKRSKLEDYRVTNRGGKGVKTINITSKTGQLIAIKNVTNNDDLMIINQSGLIIRLAVAGLRVMGRATQGVKLIDLREGDAIAAVTAVPLDMDDGEDLEMEYLNEMNGELDQE from the coding sequence ATGCCAGAAGGAGAAAAGATAGTCAGTGTCAATATTGAAAACCAGATGAAATCGGCTTACATCGATTATTCGATGTCAGTCATTGTCTCGCGTGCGTTACCCGATGTCAGGGATGGTCTGAAACCCGTTCACCGCCGTGTTTTATACGGTATGCTGGAGCTGGGAGTCCTGTCAAATCGTCCCTATAAGAAATCTGCCAGGATCGTAGGGGAGGTGCTTGGAAAATATCATCCCCACGGGGACTCTTCCGTCTATGATGCCATGGTGCGAATGGCACAGGATTGGTCATTGCGGTACCCCATGGTGGATGGTCAGGGTAATTTCGGTTCCATCGACGGGGATAGCCCGGCAGCCATGCGATACACGGAAGCGCGCCTTAAGAAGATCGCCGAAGAAATGCTTGAGGACATCGACAAGGAAACGGTTGATATGCAGCTCAATTTCGACGATAGCCTCAAGGAACCTACGGTGCTGCCTTCCAAAATTCCTAATCTGCTGGTCAACGGAGCTTCAGGCATCGCGGTCGGAATGGCGACCAATATGCCTCCGCATAACCTTGCCGAGGTCGTTGATGGCACCATCGCTTATATTGACGATAATGACATCACGATCCAGGAACTGATGAAGTACATCAAAGGACCTGATTTTCCAACGGGAGGTGTGATCTATGGTTCCGACGGCATTCTCGATGCGTTTGAAACAGGGAGGGGACGGATCCTCTTGAGAGGCGAGACCAAATTTGAGGAAGACGACCACGGAAGGGTATCCATCATCGCTTTTTCAATTCCTTACATGGTCAACAAGGCCGAAATGATCAAGAAAACGGCCGACCTGATCAACGATAAAAAAATTGATGGCATCGCTGATATCAGGGATGAATCCGACAGGAATGGTTTGCGGATCGTCTATGAGCTGAAAAGAGATGCCAATCCAAACGTTGTTCTCAATAAGCTCTATCAACTGACCTCGTTACAAACTTCGTTCAACGTCAATAATATAGCACTGGTCAACGGTCGTCCTAAGTTGCTCAACCTCAAGCAGCTTATCAAATACTTCGTTGAACACCGCCACCAGGTCGTGATTCGCAGAACCGAATTTGATCTAAAAGAAGCGGAGAAGAAAGCCCATATACTTGAGGGACTGCTCATTGCCCTTGATCACCTCGACGAAGTGATCACGCTGATCAGGAATTCACGCACACCGGATGAAGCCCGTACCGGCCTGATGGAAACGTTTCAACTGTCGGAGATACAGGCGAAAGCGATTCTGGATATGCGCCTTCAGCGACTGACCGGACTGGAAAGGGATAAGATCCGGCAGGAATATGAGGAGCTGTTGAAGTTGATCCAGTACCTGAAGGATGTCCTTGCAGATGTAAACATCAGGATGGAGATCATCAAAAAAGAATTGCTCGAAGTAAAGGAAAAATACGGTGATCCGTCCAGGACAACCGTCGAACATTCGGCGTTGGACTTTCGCATTGAGGATACCATCGACGACACTGATTTTGTAATCACCATTTCCCGGATGGGTTACATCAAACGAACCTCTTTGTCGGAATACAAGGTGCAACACAGGGGAGGAAAAGGAGCAAAGGGCTCAGAACTCCGGGGAGATGATTTTCTTGAGTATATGTTCGTTGCCTCTGCACACAATTACATGCTCTTTTTCACCGAAAAGGGACGATGCCACTGGCTCAGAACCTACGAAATACCCGAAGGTACAAAGTCATCGAAAGGCAGGGCTGTTCAGAACCTGCTCAGTATTGCGCAGGATGACAAGATACGGGCCTTCATCAATATCAAAGATCTGAAGGACCAGACCTACATCGAAAATAACTACATCATCCTGGCTACAAAAAAAGGTACGATCAAAAAGACCTCCCTCGAAGCCTATTCAAGGCCGAGAACATCGGGAATCAATGCCATCAGCATTAAGGATGACGATCAACTTTTGGAAGCCAGGCTTACCAACGGTAACAATGAAGTGCTTGTTGCCCTAAAATCGGGCCGGGCCATAAGGTTCCACGAAAAAACAGTGAGGCCGATGGGGCGAAATGCATCGGGTGTACGCGGCATTACCCTCACTGGAACCGACGATGCGGTGGTTGGTATGATTTGTGTTGAAAACGGCACCTACGATATTCTGGTGGTTTCTGAAAATGGGTACGGTAAACGTTCCAAACTCGAAGACTACCGGGTAACAAACAGAGGAGGCAAAGGTGTAAAAACGATCAATATCACATCCAAAACCGGTCAGCTCATCGCTATCAAGAATGTTACCAACAACGATGATCTTATGATCATCAACCAGTCGGGACTGATAATCCGGCTGGCAGTAGCAGGGCTCAGGGTGATGGGGAGAGCGACCCAGGGTGTCAAACTGATCGATCTGCGCGAAGGAGATGCCATCGCAGCGGTCACGGCAGTGCCCCTGGATATGGATGATGGAGAGGACCTGGAAATGGAATATTTAAATGAAATGAACGGCGAACTTGATCAAGAATAA
- a CDS encoding acyl-CoA dehydrogenase family protein — MIDFSLSTEQQAIVEKYRDFTHRWIIPNRLKYDALAEFPWEIIKAAYDEGIINGPIPKEYGGNGFDQVASALQSEELGAGCIGIGICIDANTLALTPLLLAGSDAQKKKFFSRICEEKGVAAYCLTEPNAGSDVQAISSYAAKKGDKYVLNGHKRFITNGEVALFHTVFAITDPEKGSRSLSAFVVPLDLPGVEIVSRLDKMGQKASVQNEIKYNDVEVPAENLLGEEGRGFLIAMKTFDRTRTGVAALSIGVARSAYEIAKDWAQKRIQFGKPIAANQAIGFMLADMATEIEAARALTWHAAWAHDAGKRSASKLAAMSKMYASDIAMRVTTDAVQVMGGEGYSRENHVEKMMRDAKLCQIYEGTNQVQRIVISKSILKE; from the coding sequence ATGATAGATTTTTCGTTATCAACTGAGCAACAAGCCATTGTTGAAAAATACCGCGATTTCACCCATCGCTGGATCATTCCCAACCGGTTGAAATATGATGCCCTGGCTGAGTTTCCGTGGGAAATCATCAAAGCCGCATACGATGAGGGGATCATCAATGGTCCCATTCCAAAGGAATACGGGGGAAATGGTTTTGATCAGGTGGCCAGCGCATTGCAGTCAGAAGAGCTCGGAGCAGGTTGCATTGGGATTGGCATCTGCATCGATGCCAACACCCTGGCTTTGACGCCATTGTTGCTGGCAGGCAGTGACGCACAGAAAAAGAAATTTTTTAGCCGCATTTGCGAAGAAAAAGGCGTTGCTGCATACTGCCTCACCGAGCCCAATGCTGGTTCTGATGTACAGGCAATCAGTTCGTATGCCGCAAAGAAAGGAGATAAGTATGTTTTGAACGGCCATAAACGATTCATCACGAATGGAGAGGTTGCTTTGTTCCACACCGTATTTGCCATCACTGATCCCGAAAAGGGAAGCCGCAGCCTTTCTGCGTTCGTTGTTCCACTTGATCTTCCCGGGGTTGAAATTGTCAGCAGGCTCGACAAAATGGGACAGAAAGCATCGGTTCAGAACGAAATTAAATACAACGATGTAGAGGTTCCTGCTGAGAATTTGCTGGGAGAAGAGGGCAGGGGATTCCTGATTGCGATGAAAACGTTTGATCGCACCCGGACCGGCGTGGCTGCCCTCAGCATCGGTGTGGCCAGGTCTGCTTATGAAATCGCCAAAGACTGGGCACAGAAACGTATCCAATTTGGCAAGCCCATCGCTGCCAACCAGGCGATCGGATTCATGCTGGCCGACATGGCCACTGAAATCGAGGCGGCACGCGCTTTGACCTGGCACGCGGCATGGGCCCACGATGCAGGGAAACGCTCGGCTTCGAAGCTCGCAGCCATGTCAAAAATGTATGCGTCCGACATCGCGATGAGGGTTACCACCGATGCTGTACAGGTGATGGGAGGAGAAGGATATTCACGGGAAAATCACGTCGAGAAAATGATGCGCGATGCCAAACTCTGCCAGATCTACGAGGGTACGAACCAGGTACAGCGCATCGTTATTTCAAAAAGTATCTTAAAAGAATAA
- a CDS encoding acyl-CoA dehydrogenase family protein, translated as MGVKKRLSGGEFLIHETKESEVFIPEEFDEEQRMIRQTCEDFLQTEVYPILDRIDSQEEGLMRSLLHKAGDLGLLGISVHEQYGGFEQSFVTSMLASESMGSGYSFSVAYSAHTGIGTLPILYYGTDEQKERYLPRLVSGEWAAAYCLTEPNAGSDANAGKSRAVLSPDGRHYILNGQKMWITNGGFADILTVFAKIGTDRVHSAFIVERNWPGVVVLPEEKKMGIKGSSTVQIFLNDVKVPVENLLGRQGEGYRIALNILHMGRIKLGGTVLGAAKRAITLSVNYASERKQFGRPIGSFGAIKYKLAEQVIKTFVTESAVYRASHNVDQAIDELLESGMQKGKASIEGIAQYAIEAAILKVFGSEALNYIVDEAVQIFGGMGFSSETNVDRAYRDSRINRIFEGTNEINRLLVADTTIKKALRSGFDVVRYANHVVKEWKEIRVDDPTRFPYYEEKFYYIKNFKRIALFMLGAASRKFQRDLAEEQMILFNISDIIMNVYAAESTFLRVQKLERLNGEDGIRLYKDILEVTIYDVAHLIRKAATDAVNSFASDNEHRIWIERINRFTTVPPVNVKEARLRIADRLIEENRYFL; from the coding sequence ATGGGAGTTAAAAAAAGGTTATCCGGAGGCGAATTCCTTATCCATGAGACAAAGGAATCAGAGGTCTTCATTCCTGAAGAATTTGACGAGGAACAACGGATGATCCGCCAGACGTGTGAGGATTTCCTTCAAACGGAAGTCTATCCCATTCTTGACAGGATTGACAGCCAGGAGGAAGGCCTGATGCGAAGCCTGTTGCATAAAGCTGGGGATCTGGGCCTGCTGGGCATTTCTGTACACGAACAATACGGCGGCTTTGAGCAGTCTTTTGTCACCTCGATGCTGGCCAGTGAATCCATGGGATCCGGGTATTCATTTTCAGTGGCCTATTCGGCGCATACCGGCATAGGTACCCTTCCCATCCTTTACTACGGGACCGACGAACAAAAAGAGCGGTACCTTCCCAGGCTCGTTTCGGGTGAATGGGCTGCAGCGTATTGCCTGACCGAGCCCAATGCCGGGTCGGATGCCAATGCAGGCAAGTCGCGGGCAGTTTTGTCACCGGATGGAAGGCACTATATCCTCAACGGGCAGAAAATGTGGATAACCAACGGCGGATTTGCTGACATTCTGACCGTTTTTGCCAAGATAGGAACCGACAGGGTTCACAGTGCCTTCATAGTCGAGCGCAACTGGCCTGGCGTGGTCGTCCTGCCCGAAGAGAAAAAAATGGGCATAAAAGGATCCTCTACGGTTCAGATCTTTCTTAATGATGTCAAGGTACCGGTTGAAAATCTCCTGGGCCGCCAGGGTGAAGGATACCGCATTGCCCTGAACATTCTTCACATGGGCAGGATCAAACTGGGCGGGACCGTGCTGGGTGCCGCTAAAAGGGCCATCACCTTGTCGGTCAATTACGCCAGTGAGCGGAAACAGTTTGGACGACCGATCGGTTCGTTCGGTGCGATCAAGTATAAACTGGCTGAACAGGTGATCAAGACTTTTGTGACCGAATCAGCCGTTTACAGGGCAAGTCATAACGTTGATCAGGCGATTGATGAGTTGCTTGAATCCGGGATGCAGAAAGGCAAAGCATCCATCGAAGGGATCGCCCAATATGCCATTGAAGCTGCCATTTTGAAAGTATTTGGCTCTGAAGCACTTAACTATATTGTGGATGAAGCTGTCCAGATCTTCGGCGGTATGGGCTTTTCATCGGAGACCAATGTTGACAGGGCATACCGTGATTCCAGGATCAATCGCATCTTCGAGGGTACCAATGAAATCAACCGTTTGCTCGTTGCCGACACGACCATCAAAAAAGCACTTCGTTCAGGTTTTGATGTGGTGCGCTATGCCAATCATGTTGTGAAAGAATGGAAAGAGATCCGTGTGGACGATCCCACCAGGTTTCCTTACTATGAAGAGAAATTTTACTACATCAAGAATTTCAAGCGCATTGCCCTTTTCATGCTGGGTGCTGCTTCAAGGAAATTCCAGCGCGACCTGGCAGAGGAGCAGATGATCCTCTTCAACATATCCGACATCATCATGAATGTCTATGCGGCAGAATCCACCTTTTTACGCGTTCAGAAGCTTGAGAGGCTGAATGGTGAGGATGGGATCAGGCTATACAAGGATATTCTCGAAGTGACCATTTATGATGTGGCGCACCTGATCAGAAAAGCGGCTACCGATGCCGTGAATTCATTTGCCAGTGATAACGAACACCGGATCTGGATTGAAAGGATCAACCGTTTTACCACTGTACCGCCTGTCAACGTCAAGGAAGCCAGGCTGAGGATCGCTGACCGGCTTATAGAGGAGAACCGGTATTTCCTCTAA